Sequence from the Clostridium butyricum genome:
ATTATATAAATAATCATTAATATCATTTCCACCGGCTTTTATTATTCTTGTAAAGTCAAGCTTTTTATCTTTGTATATATTAACAGTAATAAAGCTTGCCCCCATATCAATAAAAGCAACTGCATCATTACTGTTGTATTCTAATTCATTTTCTATATAATTCACTAATTTATTTACTGCATTATAATTTACATCTAAAGTATAGGGTTCTAATTCTAATTTTTTCAAAAGGTTATAATATCCCTTTGCTATTTTATCCGGAAATGCTATAACTCGTACATTTAGTTTATCTGATCCATTCATATCTTTTTCTTCATTTAAGACTGTTACCTGAATAACATAGTCATCTAAATTTATAGGTAAATACTGTTGTATTTCATATCTTACTACAGTATCCATTTCTTCTTCTTCAACCTTAGGTATTAATATTTCCCTGTTAATGATTAAAGTTGAATTTGTAGTACATATTCCATGTTTAGCTTTTATATTGTTTGATTTTAAAATTTCACTTATTCTAATAGCTAATTCATCATCTTTTTTTATTTCACCATCAATAACTGCATCTTTAGGAGATGGAATTTTAATGTATTTATCTATTGTTAATTCATTTTTATAGTATGTTCCTTGAACTATTTTTATAGTACTGCTTCCTAAGTCAAAAGCTACTACTTTTTTCTTTTTTTCTGGAATTACTTTATTAAAATTTATATTTTGTGGTAAGTTAAACTTTAAATCTTTTATATCCATATTCATTAATTCTTTTATATTCAAAGAATTTTTGTTCTCATCTAAACTTTCTCTTTTAATCATATTTCCTCCATATTCTTAATAATTTTATTTATAGCAATAATATGTTTCCATATTATTGCTTTAAAATAAATATTATTTTAGATTGAAAATAAATATTATTTATATTTTTTATTGTCAAACAATATTTATTACGCTATGAATAAACATTAATATTTTATTTATAGATCATAATTCCTATGTCTATTCAATACTAATCTAGTTTTCTGCTGGATATACTGGTGTTTTAGTTGTTCCACCTAATGTAATTTTAACACCTTCTGTTGAATCATAAGTTACTATAAATTCTGCTTTATCTGTTTTTGATGAAGGTACTTTATTTCCATCAATATATCCCTTAACTATATCCATATCTGCTGTTGCTAATGTTTTATTTGAAAAAGTTTTTCCATCCGCTACAGCTGATGATACTGCTGTAGCTATTATCTTAGCATTAGCTTGGTCTGCTCTAAGATTAGCATCTTCTTTAACTTTTCCAAACTTAGGAATAGCAACTGCAGCTAATACCGCAATTACTGCAATAACAATAATAAGTTCAACTAAAGTAAAACCTTTCTTCTTTTTCATTAATTCATTTTTCTTTTTAAGTACTAATTGGTTCATTATAAACCCCTCCTAATTTTTATATTATTTATGTCAATGCGCTCTGTATCCCACATTACGCATTGCTTTTAAATTTGAGTATAAGTATCAAACATAGGTAGCATTACTGAAATAACTATAAATGCAATAATAAGTCCCATAATTACTATTAATATTGGTTCTAAAAGTGCAACTGAAGTTTGAATTGTTGTCTCTAGTTCTTCATCATAAAAGTCTGCTGTTTTATTTAAAATATCATCTAGAGAACCTGTTTCTTCTCCAACCTTTATCATTGAATACAACATAGCCGGAAACATATTGCTTTCTTTCATTGAAGAATATAAACTGTCACCACGCATTACACTATCTTTTATCTTTATCATGGCATTTTCTACAATCTTATTTCCTACAACTTCCGATACTATTTCTAATGCCTTTATTAGCGATAAACCACTTGCCATCAATATTGATAATGTTCTTGTAAATCTTGATACTATTATCATTTCATTTAACTTTTTAAGTATGGGAAGCTTTAATTTTAATTTACTTGAAACTAAAATACCTTGTTCACTTCTTAAAAATATCCTAAGTCCTAAAATTGCTATAATAAGAACAAATAACATTACAATCCAATTATTCTGTATACCACTACTAAGTCCGAGTAAAAACTTAGTAGACCATGGAAGCTGTGTTCCACTTTCTTCAAATATCTGCATAAATGTTGGCATTACATATACTAATATAAATGTAACTGCAACAACTGATACAAATCCAAGAACTATTGGATAAATCATTGCATTTTTCACTTTATTGTTTATTTTATTTTCTTTTTCATAATGGGTAGCCATTCTCAGCATTACAGAATCAAGACTTCCACTTGCTTCACCAGATGCTGTCAATGACACTAACAAATCTGGAAATACATCTTTATGCTTTCTCATTGCATCTGATAAAACCTCACCTGTTTCAACATCTTCATTGACTTTAACTATGGCTTCTTTAAGTTTTTTATTTTGAATCTGATCGGATAATATTTTTAAACAAGTCAAAATCGGTACACCTGCATCAAGCATTGTATAAAACTGTCTACAAAATATTGATAAATCCTTAAGTTTTACTTTTTCATTAAAAGCAAACTCTATATTCTTACTTTCAACTACTTCTTCTACTAAAAGAGGATAATATCCATTTCCTGAAATATAATCAATAACTTCTTCTTTTGAATTAGCTTCATAATTTCCATTGATTTTTTCACCATCAGAATTCATTATTCTATATTTGAATTTCGCCATACTCTCCTCCTCATTTTTATTGATATTTCTATTTCAACTTAATATTCATACTTAAAAAATTAATACAAAGCATCATAGTTAAAATTCGACTTTTAATTATTGATTGAATATTCTGAATTATTTTTTCTAAACTTCTGAAGTTGTTATTGCTTCAAACTCTTCCATAGTAGTTACGCCTTGCAAAACAAGTTTTTTGCACTCTATTTCCAAAGTATTCATTCCATTTTCAATACCTATATCTCTTAAAACATCTGAAGTAACTTCACTATCTATAGCTTGTCTATGTTTTCTTGTTAACTCCATTATTTCATATATACCAATTCTTCCTGTGTATCCTGTTTCCTGACAATATCCACAACCACATCCTTTATATAAAATTAATTTATCATTTATATCTTGTCCTAAAACTCTTTTTTCATAATTGCTTGCTTCATATGATGTTTTGCAGTTACTACATACCTTTCTAACAAGTCTTTGTGCAATTATCCCTGCAACTGATGTTGATACAAGATAAGGCTTTATTCCCATATCTATAAGCCTTGCTATTGATGAAGGTGCATCGTTTGTGTGAAGAGTACTCAATACAAGATGCCCTGTTATTGCTGCTCTTATTGCAATTTCTGCTGTTTCTTCATCTCTAATTTCCCCAATCATAACAATGTCAGGATCCTGTCTAAGTATACTTCTAAGGCCACTTGCAAATGTCAGTCCTGCTTTTTCATTTACATTTACTTGGTTTATTCCATTCATAGTAAATTCAACCGGATCTTCAACCGTGATTATATTTAATTCATTTGAATTCAATTCACTTAATATTGAATATAAAGTTGTGGACTTACCACTTCCAGTAGGTCCTGTAACAAGAATTATTCCATGTGGATTTGAAATTATTCTGTTCACCTTTTTTATGTTTTCTTCATCCATACCAAGATCTTCTTTTCTTATTATTCCACTTCCCTTATTAAGAATTCTTATAACTACCTTTTCTCCAAACACTACAGGAAGAACTGATATTCTAAGATCTACTTCTTTATCATCGACTCTTATCATTATCTTCCCATCCTGTGGAATCCTCTTTTCAGCTATATTAAGTCCTGCCATAATTTTTATTCTGGTAACTAAAGGAGCAAGACTTTCAATTCCTAATTTATTGATAGTTCTTAGCTTTCCATCTATTCTATATCGTATTCTTATTTCATTCTCAAATGGTTCTATATGAATATCTGATGCTTTAAGCTCAATTGAATTTTTAAACATATAATCAACCATTCTTACAACAGGAGCACTATTTACATCGCTTATTACATCAACATTTTCTTTTGCCTTTTTTAAAGCTTTTGTACTTTCTTTTGATAATTGAATTGCTGCATTATCAACTTGCTGACTACTGTAATATATTCCAATATATTTATTTATATCTGCTTTTCTAGAAATAAACGATTCTATTTCAAATCCTGTTGATATGGCAACATCATCTATTGCAAATATGTTCAAAGGATCTGCAAGTGTTACTTTGATTCTATTATTTTCAAATCCGAAAGGTATAAGCGTATATTTTTTACATAAATTTTCTGGAATTAAACTTATAGCTTTTCTGTTAAATTCTATCGTGTTCAAATCAATCTTTTTAATTCCAGTCTGTTGTTCAATTGCCTCAATTATCTCATCTTCAGTAATTATCTTGCTATCAACAAGAATTTCACCAAGCTTTTTCCCAAGGGATTTTTGAGCTTTTAATGCTTCTTGTAACTGGAAGCTTGTTATTTTGCCAGCATTTACAAGAATATTTCCTAATCTTCTCTTCTCAATCGCCATAATAAAGCTATCCTTCCCCTCTATTATTACTAATTAACTTTTATCATAAGTGAAAATTCTTTAAAGTTATTATTTAAACTAGTAAATTAAAATACCAACTTATCAATGCATTTCCATACAAAATAGCTATTAATGTTCCTATAGCTATAAACGGCCCAAACGCTATTTTATCTTTAATATTTTTTAAGTTTAATAAAATCACAATTATTCCAACTGCTCCACCTAGCATAATTGCTAAAAATAATGCTAAAATAATTTGTTTGACACCTATAAATAGCCCACATACTCCTGCTATTTCTATATCTCCTTCACCCATCCCCTTTGTCAAATATACTATTGCTCCTATTATTGCTGCTCCTGTTAATCCGCCCATTAATAAATTCATAACATTTTCTCCATATACAAACTTATTAATCAGTATAAATATTACTCCAACTATTGCTCCAAACACAGTTGTTGATGTGTAAACTTCTTGTGTATTGTAATCAATCATACTAATTACAATCAATAAAGATATTAGAATACAAAATTCAACTGTATATATCATAAAACCATATTTCATATATATTACTAAATACAAAATACAATTTAATCCCTCTATCATAGGATACCTTATAGAAATTTTCTCCTTACAATATCTGCATTTTCCTTTTAAAAACACATAACTTATTATAGGAATTAAATCTACAGGGTGTAGATTATGACCGCAGTTTCCACAATGAGATGGTGGATACGAAATTGATTCTTCTCTTGGAATTCTATAAATACAAACATTTAAAAAACTTCCTATAACCAATCCTAATATTATTACTAATATATAATCCAAGTTTATAAATCCTCCTATATCTACATAAATCTCATAATAATCTA
This genomic interval carries:
- the pilM gene encoding type IV pilus assembly protein PilM, whose product is MIKRESLDENKNSLNIKELMNMDIKDLKFNLPQNINFNKVIPEKKKKVVAFDLGSSTIKIVQGTYYKNELTIDKYIKIPSPKDAVIDGEIKKDDELAIRISEILKSNNIKAKHGICTTNSTLIINREILIPKVEEEEMDTVVRYEIQQYLPINLDDYVIQVTVLNEEKDMNGSDKLNVRVIAFPDKIAKGYYNLLKKLELEPYTLDVNYNAVNKLVNYIENELEYNSNDAVAFIDMGASFITVNIYKDKKLDFTRIIKAGGNDINDYLYNLYHRNFEECENFKINGIDLLNLNSQENDSAREIADEWIDKIEKIIQFYRNKNMNTNLEKIIIFGGCSKLKGFDKYMSEKIGIQTRRIKEVSKMTFKSNDDGEPIDDFINVIGSVIRL
- a CDS encoding GspE/PulE family protein — its product is MAIEKRRLGNILVNAGKITSFQLQEALKAQKSLGKKLGEILVDSKIITEDEIIEAIEQQTGIKKIDLNTIEFNRKAISLIPENLCKKYTLIPFGFENNRIKVTLADPLNIFAIDDVAISTGFEIESFISRKADINKYIGIYYSSQQVDNAAIQLSKESTKALKKAKENVDVISDVNSAPVVRMVDYMFKNSIELKASDIHIEPFENEIRIRYRIDGKLRTINKLGIESLAPLVTRIKIMAGLNIAEKRIPQDGKIMIRVDDKEVDLRISVLPVVFGEKVVIRILNKGSGIIRKEDLGMDEENIKKVNRIISNPHGIILVTGPTGSGKSTTLYSILSELNSNELNIITVEDPVEFTMNGINQVNVNEKAGLTFASGLRSILRQDPDIVMIGEIRDEETAEIAIRAAITGHLVLSTLHTNDAPSSIARLIDMGIKPYLVSTSVAGIIAQRLVRKVCSNCKTSYEASNYEKRVLGQDINDKLILYKGCGCGYCQETGYTGRIGIYEIMELTRKHRQAIDSEVTSDVLRDIGIENGMNTLEIECKKLVLQGVTTMEEFEAITTSEV
- a CDS encoding prepilin peptidase is translated as MDYILVIILGLVIGSFLNVCIYRIPREESISYPPSHCGNCGHNLHPVDLIPIISYVFLKGKCRYCKEKISIRYPMIEGLNCILYLVIYMKYGFMIYTVEFCILISLLIVISMIDYNTQEVYTSTTVFGAIVGVIFILINKFVYGENVMNLLMGGLTGAAIIGAIVYLTKGMGEGDIEIAGVCGLFIGVKQIILALFLAIMLGGAVGIIVILLNLKNIKDKIAFGPFIAIGTLIAILYGNALISWYFNLLV
- a CDS encoding prepilin-type N-terminal cleavage/methylation domain-containing protein, which codes for MNQLVLKKKNELMKKKKGFTLVELIIVIAVIAVLAAVAIPKFGKVKEDANLRADQANAKIIATAVSSAVADGKTFSNKTLATADMDIVKGYIDGNKVPSSKTDKAEFIVTYDSTEGVKITLGGTTKTPVYPAEN
- a CDS encoding type II secretion system F family protein — protein: MAKFKYRIMNSDGEKINGNYEANSKEEVIDYISGNGYYPLLVEEVVESKNIEFAFNEKVKLKDLSIFCRQFYTMLDAGVPILTCLKILSDQIQNKKLKEAIVKVNEDVETGEVLSDAMRKHKDVFPDLLVSLTASGEASGSLDSVMLRMATHYEKENKINNKVKNAMIYPIVLGFVSVVAVTFILVYVMPTFMQIFEESGTQLPWSTKFLLGLSSGIQNNWIVMLFVLIIAILGLRIFLRSEQGILVSSKLKLKLPILKKLNEMIIVSRFTRTLSILMASGLSLIKALEIVSEVVGNKIVENAMIKIKDSVMRGDSLYSSMKESNMFPAMLYSMIKVGEETGSLDDILNKTADFYDEELETTIQTSVALLEPILIVIMGLIIAFIVISVMLPMFDTYTQI